A window of Methylocaldum szegediense genomic DNA:
AGCCGTTGTCCGATTTGCCGACGTGAACGGGCGAAGCTTTGCGCGCTTTCGGAACGGATCTCTCGCATACCCAGTCCGAATCAGGATCCAAAGGCCCGCTATTCTCGCCTGCTTGCCACCATTCGGCAGCGTGAACGATCCCAATCGGCGGCGTTGCATTTAGGTCGCTTCGGCCGACTTCGAACCCGGCTCCCGCGTTTTCCGGTCATTGCGAGTAAGCCTCCGCTCCGTATCGCTTTGGTGGTGGCGATTTTGCTGTTGGTCGTACCCTTGAGCTGGCACCGGTGGGATCAATTGACGGAGCCCCGGTTTCGGACTTTGGCCGATTCTGCTTCGACCGCGGCCTGGAATCAGGGGGATTTGCGCTTGGTGGTCGAACCCGGGCTCAGCGCCGAACGCATTGATGCGCTCTTGAAAGCCGTCGACGGGAGCCGAGTCGACACGCGCGGTTCGGCGGACGTTTATACGATCAGACTTGCAGACGGCATAGACAAGAATGCGAAGATCGAAACAGCCTTAGCCTACCTTCGGCGCCAACCGGGCGTATTGTTGGCTGAGCCGGCTACCGGACCGCCCGCGGTG
This region includes:
- a CDS encoding zf-HC2 domain-containing protein, whose product is MNPSKPSPPDREHDDVLSLLPWHIAGTLESDEQARVTAHLSRCPICRRERAKLCALSERISRIPSPNQDPKARYSRLLATIRQRERSQSAALHLGRFGRLRTRLPRFPVIASKPPLRIALVVAILLLVVPLSWHRWDQLTEPRFRTLADSASTAAWNQGDLRLVVEPGLSAERIDALLKAVDGSRVDTRGSADVYTIRLADGIDKNAKIETALAYLRRQPGVLLAEPATGPPAVP